The Flammeovirga yaeyamensis genome segment ACATGACATTGCCGATACGGCTAAAACAGAAATGATAAGAGCAAATTTTTTAAGTTTCATAATCTTTATTTTTTTTAGAATGCGTTCAATAATTCAATTTCGAATCCCGGTTTCAATCCAATAAAGAGGTGTACCTAAAACTTGTACTCTATTTTTTTGAAATATTTTTTACTTTTTACAAAAAAATGCCCTTACATACATGTAAAGGCACTTTTTTGAAGATATTTTTTTTACAAATTATTTTCGTCGGTACTTCTAATCACGATTTCATCTATATCTAAATCGCCATACCATAACCTCAGAATTCCAATCTTACCTGTAAAATCATACTTTGGAGAAATACTTATCCGATGAGTAAACCAATCAGATTCAGCAATATTTTTTGAAGCTTCAGCATCATTAGAAGAAATAATAGATTCATCATTTCCTACATCAAGTAATTTGATTTGTCTTTTAAACTTCCCTCTTGTTTTTACACTAATCGTATAACTTTCCCCTTTTTTAAACTGAAATTCATTCTTTAAAAACACTATAGTATTGGCCGATTGTCTAGTTTCTTCAATAGATAACTGAAGAAATGAATTTCCATATTGATTATTTACAGACAAACTTCTAGCTAAGCCTTCTTGTTGGAATGCTTTAAATTTAAAGTGCTCGCCCACATTACTTGATGTCATCACGGAGAAATCACATTTGTACACCTCATGCGGCAATTGGGCATATCTATTTTTTATTCTAGAAACGGTAGACACCTTAATGTCATCTACATCTAATACTCCATTCCAATTTCTTAGAATAGCAATTTGACCCACAAAATTATCTGTAGGCGAATATTCTAAAGTATGCTCGTGCCATTCCAATGAGTAATCTTTATCATTTGCGGCATTAAAAGAGGCCCCTTTTACGACCGCTTTCATCGTTTTGATATCAATTAATCTCAGACCTCTCTCAAACGGTCCTCTTGTCTTTAACGTAATAGTGTAGGTTGCCCCTCTATGAAAATGAATCTTTTTCATATCTCTAATCAGAGAATTGTATTCTGTTTTGGAATCCATACCGGGAATATCAAATCTTAGAAATTTATTCCCATGTTCTTTTACTACAGAAATCGTTCTCTTCACGGTAGCATTCGAATAAGCTTCTACTTTATACTCATTGTTCAAAAGTAGATTTTCTCCCTCTTGTTTTGCATCGAATGTATTTTGGTAAATGACATCTTGTCCAAAACTTACCAAATAAAAAACCGTGGTAAATAGTAAAGTTAGTGTCGTCTTCATGTTGGTGTTAATAAGTAAATAATAATTCTTTCAGTTCTTTTGCTGGATATACTGAATAAAGTAAATGTTCTCAATGTTACACATAAATCAGACAATCAGATACATCAAATTATTCTGATTATAAATCAATCCTATCTTATTTTGTTTTTAGTAATACATAAATTATCAATCAAAGAACACTTGTTATTCTAATTCAATTTTCTCTATCTTTAAAAAATATTACTTTTGAACACATTTACTGATTCAATCATTTTCACTGTTGACAATTACTCTTCAGCAGAAAAGCTTCACTATTTTTTAAATGGATCAACAACACTGGAAAGCATTAAAAGAAAAGGACGACGAGAAGGCGTTAAAGTATTTTTATGATCAATACATTAAGCTACTCTATAAATACGGCTATCATTTTTGTCAGGATGCCGCATTAGTGGAGGACTGTGTCCAAGATTTATTTCTAAGGATTTGGGAAAAAAGAAGAACTTTAGGTGATACTGATAATGTAAAGCTCTATCTGATGGTCGCTTTAAAAAGAAGCATCTTCGAAAAAATAAAGAAGGGAAGCAAGGTATCTACCGACGAACAAATCGAAGATACTTTTGATGTTACATTTACCATGGAGGAATCTATTATATCTTCAGAAACAGATCAGATAAACAAAGACAAACTATTAAAGACTTTAGAAACGCTTTCTGGAAGACAAAAAGAGGTGATTTATCTACGTTTTTATAATGGGTTTACTCCAGAAGAAGTGAGCGAGGTAATGAATATTAGCAATCAATCGGTAAGAAATTTACAAGCCTCTGCCCTTAAAAAAATGAGAAATAATATGGGTGATGGTATCAATTTGGTCTTACTCGGATTTTTTATTGAAAATTTCTATTAAAAATTGAGTACAAACCTCATTCTGTTCACTTTACTGAATATAACTAGAAAAAAATGCCGTCAATTGATAAATATATAGAGAATAAAGATTTTGTTGCTTGGGCGTTAGGGGACGACTCCTTTAATGACTACTGGAAACAATATTTAGATCAGCATCCTGAAGAATCTGAAGATATTGAGGCTGCCAAATCTTTTGTACAGAAAACTTCTGTAAAAGATCCTTATTTCTCCGTTCAGAGAGAAAAGGAATTGTGGGATCAGATCTCTGCCAAAGTAGTTCCTAGTAAAACGACCAAAACTGTTTCTATGCAATGGTGGAAATATGCTGTAGCTGTAGTTGTATTAGGGTTCATAGCTTCTTTCTATTTTCTGTACTTTGTGCCAAGTAATCATGTTGAAATTGCACATAAAGGCTATACAAAAGATGTGGATTTACCAGATGGATCTAAGGTCGCTTTAAATGCTGAATCAACGATATCATTTAATAAATCTGAGTTTTCTAAGGAACGTCTTATCGAACTGAAAGGAGAAGCCTTCTTTGAAGTAGAGAAAGGCACGTTATTCCAAGTACAATCTGAAAAAGGTAATGTGACCGTTCTTGGTACAAGTTTCAATATTTATTCTAGAAACGATAAATGGACGGTTGAATGTTTCTCTGGTAAAGTTTTAGTAGAAGATAGAGCAGGTAAATCGGTCACTTTAACCAAAGGTGAAGGTGTAGCATATAAGGATGGTGACTTCGTTTCTTTAAATACTAAAGGAAAATTACCGTCTTGGAAACAAGGTATATTTACTTATCAAAATGAAACTTTGGAAGAGGTATTCCAAGAGGTGCAAAGACAATTTGATGTACGCATCATATATAAAAACCCTAAAGTTCAACATTTAAGATTTACAGGTACAATTACCAACAAATCTTTGGAAACTACTTTAGAAGTAATTTCGAAAACAATGGGTATCAATTATCAAATTAACAAGGATAAAAAAGAGGTTGAGATCTCTATGTAATTACTTTATTTTTCTGACTTCTTTACTTTATACTACGAACATTATTGCCCAAGAGGAAGTCACTTTCACTGCTCAATTTCATGAGGAGCCTATTCAACACGTCTTTAAAGAAATAGAAAAGACATTCAATGTTTATATTTCTTATAGCGAGAAAACCCTAAAAGAACATAAGGTAACAGCCTCAATTCAAAAGGCGAATTTGTACACAACATTAACCCAAACATTGGCTGGATCTTCTTTAGTTTTTGAGGAAGTGGACGACAAATTTATTGTGATTAAAACAAAAGTCTATGCAAAAATAGAACTAGAAGGCAGAGTCACTGATGAAAATAATGAACCTCTACCCTATGCTTTTATCAAAATCAAAAACACTGGGCTTGCTTCTGATACGGAAGGTAGATATCATATTGTGGCATTTGAAAACGATAGCTTAACTTTTTCTTATTTGGGGTATTATCCTCAAACATTATCTATACAAAAAGTACTTGATAAAAAAGGGGGCATCAAATTATATAGAAATACACAGGAACTTCCGGAATTGGTCTATGAAAAACAGCTGAATGAAATCAGTCAGGTCAACCAAGTGGCCGGTATGGGTAAAGAAGTAAAAAACTCAGGAATAGGCAATCTATCCACTGCTGAAAATGATAATTTATATTATGCGGTAAAGTTGCTTCCTAGTGTGAGTAATACCGGATTTTCTTCCGCTTTAGAAGTAAGAGGTGGAGAGGAGGATCAGAACCTCACTTTGGTTGATAAATTCCCGATGTATCAGTTGGATCATTACTTCGGATTGGAGAATGTGATCAATCCTGATTTAACCAATTCGGCTACTTTTTATGCAGGCGGATTTAATAGTCAATATGGCTCGAGGATATCCAGTATTTTAGATATCCGTTTAAAAAATCCACCATTAGATTATGTAGAAGGAAATGTTGGAGTAAGTTTATTAGGTTACAAAGGATATTTATCTTTACCCATCGTTAAAGGAAAACTAGCCGTTTTGGGATCTTATAGAAAATACCATGGAGCCATTGAAAAATGGTTGTATGATAGAGCAAAATCTACAGATATAGAAAATTCGGATTACAACCCGGATCAATTGGCACTTTACCAACAGCAACTTTCCCCTGAAATTGATTACCACGATGCCAACGCAAAAATGGTGTATCAGATGAGTGAGTCTGATGAGTTATCGTTTAGTTTTTTAAACTCAAGAGATAATTATTATACCTCTTATGATTTAAGACCTAGACGTCTTAATCGATTAAAGTTTACCAATAGCGATGAGCGTTTCTGGAAAAACAATGCATTTACCTTAGAGTGGAAAAAAGAAAAAGAGAACTTCACATCATCAGTCTATTCTTCTTATTCTGAAAATGAAAGATATAGAAAAAAGATATTTCATGTAAGAGATACTACTCGTGTATTGCCACAGCAACGAACTTTGGAGACCTATCAAAAGCTGAAGGATTTTAGTATTCATTCCGATCAGTCGATAAAGTTTAATAAAGGAGTATTTGATTTTGGTGCAGTCTACTCTTCTTTTAATGTGCAAAAAGAACTCAAACCAGAATCGTATTTTTCCTATTACGTAGATAGCACACATCAATCACATCAGTTAGGTATCTATTCTCAATATACTTTTAACCTGAAGAGATTAAAGCTAACTGCAGGAGGAAGACTTTGGTATTATCA includes the following:
- a CDS encoding RNA polymerase sigma factor, whose translation is MDQQHWKALKEKDDEKALKYFYDQYIKLLYKYGYHFCQDAALVEDCVQDLFLRIWEKRRTLGDTDNVKLYLMVALKRSIFEKIKKGSKVSTDEQIEDTFDVTFTMEESIISSETDQINKDKLLKTLETLSGRQKEVIYLRFYNGFTPEEVSEVMNISNQSVRNLQASALKKMRNNMGDGINLVLLGFFIENFY
- a CDS encoding FecR family protein; this encodes MPSIDKYIENKDFVAWALGDDSFNDYWKQYLDQHPEESEDIEAAKSFVQKTSVKDPYFSVQREKELWDQISAKVVPSKTTKTVSMQWWKYAVAVVVLGFIASFYFLYFVPSNHVEIAHKGYTKDVDLPDGSKVALNAESTISFNKSEFSKERLIELKGEAFFEVEKGTLFQVQSEKGNVTVLGTSFNIYSRNDKWTVECFSGKVLVEDRAGKSVTLTKGEGVAYKDGDFVSLNTKGKLPSWKQGIFTYQNETLEEVFQEVQRQFDVRIIYKNPKVQHLRFTGTITNKSLETTLEVISKTMGINYQINKDKKEVEISM
- a CDS encoding carboxypeptidase-like regulatory domain-containing protein; this translates as MRSLCNYFIFLTSLLYTTNIIAQEEVTFTAQFHEEPIQHVFKEIEKTFNVYISYSEKTLKEHKVTASIQKANLYTTLTQTLAGSSLVFEEVDDKFIVIKTKVYAKIELEGRVTDENNEPLPYAFIKIKNTGLASDTEGRYHIVAFENDSLTFSYLGYYPQTLSIQKVLDKKGGIKLYRNTQELPELVYEKQLNEISQVNQVAGMGKEVKNSGIGNLSTAENDNLYYAVKLLPSVSNTGFSSALEVRGGEEDQNLTLVDKFPMYQLDHYFGLENVINPDLTNSATFYAGGFNSQYGSRISSILDIRLKNPPLDYVEGNVGVSLLGYKGYLSLPIVKGKLAVLGSYRKYHGAIEKWLYDRAKSTDIENSDYNPDQLALYQQQLSPEIDYHDANAKMVYQMSESDELSFSFLNSRDNYYTSYDLRPRRLNRLKFTNSDERFWKNNAFTLEWKKEKENFTSSVYSSYSENERYRKKIFHVRDTTRVLPQQRTLETYQKLKDFSIHSDQSIKFNKGVFDFGAVYSSFNVQKELKPESYFSYYVDSTHQSHQLGIYSQYTFNLKRLKLTAGGRLWYYQPTAKPYFAPRLQGELALDPQNKYAFTFSMGRYYQFIRELSDELTYDSYWIISDGNRIPVINANHFIGGFKARQKSHTFNIEGYLKNSDGEMSDLAFRNVVFFRDYIGTGQSYGVDMIYEYNHKNWYNYISYGYNQYVKTYTEREQEKKTTHLVQLASVYTNKHWKIGLTWLLRDVNYDINSLLASRSSNTDNPSTYSPYDVPLYHRLDFTSSYGFRLGKRSKGEIVFTVYDLYNQKNTEERQITSLGSDSLEFILTDISQLGILPNLSFNLIF